A region of the Arenibacter antarcticus genome:
AACTTTAGCACAAAGTTAAAGTCAAATGAGTCGTACACAACAGGAAGTCATTACGAAAGAGGTCTTACAAATTTTAGATAAGCTGGAAAACAACAATACCAGGGAGTGGTTTACCGAGCATAAGGCAGCGTTTAAGGAACAGGAGGCAACTGTAAAAAATTTCTTCAAACACCTTATGAATAAATTAAAGCTGCATGATGATATAGAAAAATTAAAGCTATTCCGAATTTACAGAGATGTTAGATTTTCCAAAGATAAAACCCCGTATAAATCACATTTTGCAGCGTCCTTCTCTAGAGCGGGAGTACGCTTAAGAGGAGGGTATTACGTGCAATTAAAGCCTGGAAAATCATTCTTAGCGGCGGGGTTCTGGGAACCGAACAAAGAAGATTTATTACGGATAAGGAAGGAGTTTGAACTGGACAGTTCAGAGATTAGGGCCATTATAAATGATAAAGGTTTAAAAGATGTTTGGGGAGAAATGAAGGGCGATGAATTAAAATTAGCCCCTATGGGATTTGATAAGGAACACGAGAATATCGACCTGATTAAAAGGAAACAATTTATTTTTGTAAAAAATTTCACGGACGAGGAAGTATTGTCCGATAAATTTATGGACGATATAAACAGCGCTTTCCAAAAAATTCGCCCCTATTTTGATTATATGAGTGAAGTTCTTACCACTGATTTAAATGGGGAGTCGGTGTACGATTAGGACAATTGTATGGCAGTTAGTTTTTAGTTGCGCTAAAGCCGTACAAAATCTACGATTATCCTGTCTGTTAATTTAGTTTTAATGTAGCGCAAGAGCTCCGTTTTCAAATAATTGAATTTGGTCCTTTAACCGTTCTATGACAATTTGCATCATACGTTTGTTTAAGGACGATGAATTTTGGATATAAAGCGTGTATTCCTCCTCTGTAAATTACCCTATAATAATGCCTTTAAGGGAGTTTCTAAATTTGATATCCTTCTGAATAGAATTTCCAATAAAATATAATCGATTTTGTAATCCCAATTCATAAAACCCATTTTTGTGTTTGGCGATATAATTTTTAAGGACCAGTACCAATAATGGATTTTGCATTTTAATGATGGGGCGTAATGTTCTGTTTTGAAACTGCTCTCCCAAACTCATATTATCGGTTATTAATGCGGAAGGTATATGAGGTCTAATCTCCAAAAGATAATCTGTTCTATTGCTCATATCTATGGTGTTTTTATAAAGATAAGGATTAGCCTGTTCGGGAAGTGGGTTGGCAGATTATAGTTTTAAACGAGGTTATGAACATTATGAATGGGATATTGGATTAAGGAAAGCTGAATTGATGATTAGTGGAAAAATATTAGTAGCCGTAAGATTATTTTATAGATACATTCTCTTATAATTCAAGTGTAACGGATTGTTGTCTTCCTCATTATAGCCCCGTTTTATTTCCATAACGAATAAAATAAGAGATCGATATTTAGAAATGTTTAAAACTTGAAACATTTCTAACCTTGCAATGTATTTGGGTCAATATGTTTCCCTATTTTTCGAAAAAACTTAGAAAACTATGAGATTTCATACAAGAAAATGGGTGAAACCAGAAGACCTAAATGCGAACAATACTTTATTTGGGGGGAAGCTTCTGGCGTGGATAGATGAAGAAGCCGCTTTATATAGCATTATTCAATTGGAGAACAAACGGGTGGTAACCAAATATATGTCAGAAATAAACTTCATGAGTACCGCTTTAAAAGGAGACATCGTTGAAATTGGTATAGATGTGGTTCATTTTGGGAGGACTTCCTTAACGCTTAAATGTGAAGTTCGCAATAAAATGACTAGGGAAACCATTGTTACCGTAGAAAATATCATAATGGTAAATCTAGGGGGCGACGGAAAACCGATGCCACATGGAAAAACCAGAATAGAATTCGTAAGGGACCGTTTATCCTCTCCAGTTTAATTCATAGTGGCTGCATTAGCCACTTGTTGTACCTGATCCATTACCCGAAGTAAATTTTCTCCCCAAAGTTTGGCGATCTCTTCTTGGTTATATCCTCTTTTCACCAATTCCAAGGTGACATTTTTGGTTTCCGAAGCATCGGTCCAGCCTAATATGCCACCGCCACCATCAAAATCTGAACTAATACCCACATGGTCAATTCCAATCAATTTCACCATATAATCAATATGATCCACAAAGTCGGATACACTGACATCTTCAGGTGCGTTTTGATCTTGGGTTGCTTTCGATTTGGCAATTTCCACTATTCTGGGAGAAATCTCCCTAAAATTAATCCGCTGCTCCTCGGATAAGTCCGCCAGTTGAAATCTTTCGTACCAATCTACCCCCAAAGAGTCCGCTACCTGCCTATTAAGGTCACGCATATAATTAGTATATACCTCGTGTTTTTCCGTATTTAGATAGGAGCTAAAAGCCACAGTTTGCACTACGCCACCATTTTCCTTCATCATCAGCAATTGCTCATCGTCTAAATTTCTACTGTGACCACAAAGAGCCCGTGCAGAGGAGTGGGAAGCAATAATTGGTGCTTTAGATAAGGCTATCATTTGTTTCATGGATTCTTTGGAAGGATGGGATACATCGATCATAATTCCCAATCTGTTCATTTCTGCCACAGCCTTCCTTCCTAATTCGCTAAGACCGTTATGAAGCCATACGTTGTCGGCTTCACCAGTATTGGAATCGCAAAATTGGCTATGGCCGTTATGGGATAGGGATATATATCTAGCACCTAAATTGTAATAATTTTCAAATTCCGATAAGTCCTCTCCAATTGGATAGGCATTTTCTACCCCTATCATCGCCACTTTTTTCCCAGATTTCACAATCCTTCGAACATCACTAGAGTTATAAGCCAACTCTATTTCATTTGGTGCAATCTCTTCACAGAGTCTATGGATGGCATCAAATTTGGACATTGCATTTTCTTTTGCCTTGGCGTATCCTTCAGCATTTAGCTCGCCTTGCCCTGTGTAGACAATCAGCCAAGAAACATCCAGTCCACCATCTTTTAATTTAGGGAGATTCACTTGATTGTCCAACCGTTGGCTGTAGTTGATGGTATCAGTAAAATTGGCGACATTTATATCTATATGGGTGTCTATGGTAATTACCTCTTCATGGATCTTGAGGGCTTTCTCTTCCAATGATATTTCTTTCTTTTCTTGTTTATCCTTACAGGCTACAATTGCCAGTAAGCAGATAAATCCTATAAATTGTTTCATATGTAGCTATTTATTGTTTTTTAACGGTCATATTTCGACTGCGCCTACCTCCGGCAGGTAAACTCCAGAACGGGTATGTAAACCTATCTACGGCGGTCAGGATCACAAATCTTCATTAGTACTTGCGACCCATATTCGGTCATATTATTTGGTATAAGACTTGCAAATAACGCTATTTGGCAACAAAATACGAAACCTAGGGAACGGAAAGCAGGAATTTTAGAGTCAAATGTGGCAGATATACAAAATTGGAGATGAGAATTCTACAATAGCGAAGATGTTTCGGATTTAGGGGAGCTTACACTACCCACCATAGGATATTTGTAATTGACAACAATAATAGTCCTGTACACCACATTTTATTGCCAGAAAAACAGATAATATATATGTTTACAATATAAGAATTGCCCTAAACTTTAATTAACTAAACCAAGTCTTATTATGTTATATGACACCTACGGAGAGGAGTACCTGAAGTTCCTTCAGGATTTAAATGAAATTTTAAGTTTAAACGAATTGGTAGCGTTAGACTATATGTAGTTTACTAGTTATCTAAATCTATAAAAAAAACAATTGTATGGCAAATCAAAATTTTGACAATGCAGCCTACCTACACTTTATTGAAGATTTAAATAGAATTTTAATTGAATTTCATATCAACAAATTAACTATTTCCTAAAAGTAAGAACATAAAAAAACTATCTATAAAAGATTGGATTCCAAATGAGCCTAATTGAGAATATTTTTGAAGACCATTGAAGATTAAATTTTCAAACGGTTTTTTCTCAGGCTACTTTACGGATATATCATTTATAGATAGTTATTGTTTATTGAAGAACTATCCCAAATACGTTTTCAACATTTTATTCCTGGAATTATGGCGCAGTTTTCTGATTGCCTTTTCCCTTATCTGCCTTACTCTTTCCCTAGTTAAATCGAATGTAAGTCCAATTTCCGCAAGGGTCATGGCTTGGTGGTCTCCAATTCCGTAATATAATTTTATTACATCTGCCTCTCTTGGAGACAAGGTATCCAAGGCTCTGTTAATCTCAGTATTTAAGGATTGAAGCAATAATTTTTTATCAGGTCTGGGCGATTCTCCAGAACTCAATACATCATAAAGATTGGAATTCTCACCTTCCTTTAAAGGGGCGTCCATAGAAACATGCCTACCAGAAATTTTCATGGACTGTTCTACTTCTCTAATAGATAGGTCCAATTCTTTAGCGATTTCTTCTGCAGAGGGCGGACGTTCATGGGCCTGCTCCAAGTAGGAAAAGGTCCTTTTTATTTTATTGATCGATCCAATTTTGTTCAAAGGTAGTCGTACTACCCTAGATTGTTCTGCCAAAGCTTGTAGAATGGCTTGCCTAATCCACCATACCGCATAGGAAATAAACTTAAATCCCCGCGTTTCATCAAACCGTTTAGCGGCCTTAACCAATCCTACGTTACCTTCATTGATTAAATCAGGTAAGGTTAGACCTTGATTTTGGTATTGTTTCGCTACTGAAACAACAAACCTTAGGTTGGCCGTGGTGAGTTTTTCCAATGCCAATTGATCGCCATCCCTAATCTTTTGAGCTAATTCTACCTCCTCATTGGCCGTAATCAAATCAATTTTACTGATATCTTGCAGATATTTATCCAATGATTTTGACTCCCTATTGGTAACCTGCTTGATAATCTTTAGTTGCCTCATATATATTTGTCTTAGAAATTTAGCTATTAATCTATCATTATACGTTATTATTATGTCTTTTCCAAGGCTTTACGAGTTTGTTACGCTAATTTGTGATAAGTTTATGATATTGATAGACGGTATGTTTTTTTTATTTATTAATTTCATCGCTTGTCCCGTTAACAATCCATTATAATTCCCCTTGGAATGGACGGAACTAATCAAGGATTAATGAGTAAAAGAGCATTGACAAAGTACTTGTCCGAGTTGAAAAAGAAAGAGTTAGAATCTCAATTGATAGACTTGTATACCAGATTCCCCATAGTCAAAGAATACTATGATTTTGTTTTTAATCCCAAGGAAGATAAATTGGTGCAAGATGCCAAGGTAAAGATCTCTAACGAATATTTTCCACAGAGAAGAAAACGGGCCAAGGCAAGAAGATCTGTAGCCCAAAAGTTCATAAAACATTTTATTACCCTAGGAGTAGATCCGCATTTTACGGCAGACCTAATGTTGTATAATTTGGAAATAGCACAGACCTATTCAATAAACAAAAATATTCCTACGACCTTTTACAAGAGTATGGAAAAGTCATTTAACGAATTGGTCCGGTACATTTCTTTAAACGGACTGTTATCTCAATTTAAGGATCGGATTGTAGCGTGCTATCGCTTTACAACAGAGAATGATTGGCCCTACCAAGAAGATTTTTCAAAAAGTCTCGATATCTTAGATTAGAGAATATGGCTACATCTTGAAAACTAGTTTTAGGAGATACATCTCGTTAACTCACTCACTAATTGAGATTTGAATGCTCTGACGCTTGCCTGCCCGTTCCGTTGGGCGTTGAAATGTAATCAGTAATGACTGTCCGCTGCCTCAAGGGCTTGCCCTGAGATAATTGACTTAATAACCCTAAATTAACTATTCCCTCTTATTAGTGAAGTAATTCAGTCTACTTAAATAGAGTTAGCCTATTAACTTTAGGTAGCCCAATGCCATTAATGGTCCTTAATTATGGGAGTGTAGTATTGGAGTTGATTTATAAATAATTCAAAATAAAATGATTTTATTGGCATGTTTTTGCTCTATTAATTTCATCCAAGTATAAAAACACTTAATTTTGGAAGGTTTGATTGTTTTTAATTTTTAAAAATTACCCAT
Encoded here:
- a CDS encoding DUF2461 domain-containing protein encodes the protein MSRTQQEVITKEVLQILDKLENNNTREWFTEHKAAFKEQEATVKNFFKHLMNKLKLHDDIEKLKLFRIYRDVRFSKDKTPYKSHFAASFSRAGVRLRGGYYVQLKPGKSFLAAGFWEPNKEDLLRIRKEFELDSSEIRAIINDKGLKDVWGEMKGDELKLAPMGFDKEHENIDLIKRKQFIFVKNFTDEEVLSDKFMDDINSAFQKIRPYFDYMSEVLTTDLNGESVYD
- a CDS encoding acyl-CoA thioesterase, with translation MRFHTRKWVKPEDLNANNTLFGGKLLAWIDEEAALYSIIQLENKRVVTKYMSEINFMSTALKGDIVEIGIDVVHFGRTSLTLKCEVRNKMTRETIVTVENIIMVNLGGDGKPMPHGKTRIEFVRDRLSSPV
- a CDS encoding dipeptidase produces the protein MKQFIGFICLLAIVACKDKQEKKEISLEEKALKIHEEVITIDTHIDINVANFTDTINYSQRLDNQVNLPKLKDGGLDVSWLIVYTGQGELNAEGYAKAKENAMSKFDAIHRLCEEIAPNEIELAYNSSDVRRIVKSGKKVAMIGVENAYPIGEDLSEFENYYNLGARYISLSHNGHSQFCDSNTGEADNVWLHNGLSELGRKAVAEMNRLGIMIDVSHPSKESMKQMIALSKAPIIASHSSARALCGHSRNLDDEQLLMMKENGGVVQTVAFSSYLNTEKHEVYTNYMRDLNRQVADSLGVDWYERFQLADLSEEQRINFREISPRIVEIAKSKATQDQNAPEDVSVSDFVDHIDYMVKLIGIDHVGISSDFDGGGGILGWTDASETKNVTLELVKRGYNQEEIAKLWGENLLRVMDQVQQVANAATMN
- a CDS encoding RNA polymerase sigma factor RpoD/SigA gives rise to the protein MRQLKIIKQVTNRESKSLDKYLQDISKIDLITANEEVELAQKIRDGDQLALEKLTTANLRFVVSVAKQYQNQGLTLPDLINEGNVGLVKAAKRFDETRGFKFISYAVWWIRQAILQALAEQSRVVRLPLNKIGSINKIKRTFSYLEQAHERPPSAEEIAKELDLSIREVEQSMKISGRHVSMDAPLKEGENSNLYDVLSSGESPRPDKKLLLQSLNTEINRALDTLSPREADVIKLYYGIGDHQAMTLAEIGLTFDLTRERVRQIREKAIRKLRHNSRNKMLKTYLG
- a CDS encoding DUF6155 family protein, giving the protein MSKRALTKYLSELKKKELESQLIDLYTRFPIVKEYYDFVFNPKEDKLVQDAKVKISNEYFPQRRKRAKARRSVAQKFIKHFITLGVDPHFTADLMLYNLEIAQTYSINKNIPTTFYKSMEKSFNELVRYISLNGLLSQFKDRIVACYRFTTENDWPYQEDFSKSLDILD